Genomic window (Pelodiscus sinensis isolate JC-2024 unplaced genomic scaffold, ASM4963464v1 ctg90, whole genome shotgun sequence):
cctgccccctgaccTCTggccagtgaccccccccagcaggacccccccctcctgcccccgacctctggcccagtgacccccccccagcaggacccccccctcctgcccccgaccTCTGGCCCAGTGACCCCCCAGCAggacccccccctcctgccccctgacctctggcccagtgaccccccccagcaggaaccccccctcctgcccccgaccTCTGGCCCAGTGACCCCCCAGCAggacccccccctcctgccccctgacctctggcccagtgacccccccagcaggaacccccccctcctgcccccaccctctggcccagtgacccccccagcaggaaccccccctcctgccccctgaccTCTGGTCCAGTGaacccccccctcctgctccctgaccTTCTggcccagtgacccccccagcaggaacccccctcctgccccctgacctctggcccagtgacccccccagcaggaaccccccccccggctcctgcccctccccctatggccaggccctgccccctgacccagtgaccccccTCAGCAGaaccccctctctcctgcccacccccatggccacccccacccagcctctgctccaaTGGCCCCTCCCCACCAGAGCCCTCCTTTCCACCACccccccaacctctgtcccagagacccctcccttcTGTCCCTCCCCCAATAGCCAGGCCATCTGGACCTCTGTCCCAGTGACATTCCCCCCCAGAaaccctccctgcctctcccccccagccaggcacacCCCTGACCTCTGTCCCAGTAACCCCCCCTCCACAAGAGCCCTGACTGtcccccccacctctgtcccAATGACCCCCCAGCAGGACTCCccctcttcctgtcccttctcctATGGCCAAGCCCACCTGGCCCAGTGACCCccccttttctgtccctcatcccatggcccagccccctgcccttccaCCTGTGTCCCAGTGAACCCCAGGCACACGCCCCATGACCATCCCTTCCTGCATAACCCCCCTGTAGCTACAGGGGAGGGCGGACCCACTGACCAGGAGCAGAGGGACAGCATGGGGCaggctgcctgctctgcccccaggatgGTCGAACAGGGCAGGGGAAGTGGACCTACCCCAAGGGagggtgggggcccagccccCTGTGCTCTAGCCAGCTCGCTGCATGACTAGCTCAGGGCAATACGCAGACCTTGGGCCTAGGCCATGCGGGCACCAGCCAGCAccactgctgcccccacccccgcccccacaagGGGCTGGCCCTGAGCACAGGGCCATTGCTAACCAgggctccctctcctctgcaccCGCTGAGCCAGGAGATGGGGCAGCAGGCCCGGGAGGAGGCCCGGGGGGGCTTGGACCCGGCCCCCAGTTACTCTTCCCTGCGAGCAACGGCTGGGCCCAGGCAGGGGAACGGAGCTGGACAGagctccctggccctgccccagctgggcacagCAGGGTGAGTCCGAGGGAGCCCCCTGGCAGGGTCCACGAGAGGCAGGACGGGCCGAGGCAGCAGACAGGGCCCTCTCTCGCCCACACCAGCTTGAGAGGAagggcctggccccagcccaggtaCCAGCAGAGCCCCTCCTTGCTCccatcagccctgcccccccccgtggcaGCTGCCACTAAACCATCCTACGAGCCACACGaggtttgttttctctttataAGCGACCGACAAGGCCCCGCCGGGGGCAGCGGGCCAGAGGTCCCGGGGGCCggaggaaaacacacacacaattctgagGGGCACAGGCCGCTCACGTcgggccagggcctccagcctCCTTCGGGGGGGCAGCGGGACCCCTCACGCCGCAGCTGGCGCCTACTGGGTCCGGAGCTGGTAATctggaaggagggaagggagacgTGCGTAGGAAACGGGATCGCCCGGGCCGAGTGGCTCACACCAGCACCTTGTGCAACCCGGACCCGTGACCCTTCCAGCTGAGCCGGAATCCGCCCCCTTCGGTGGCCCCATGGCCAGGGCCCCGCTGAGAGGGGAGAGCCCAGGGGAGCTACCCCAGCCaacccccccctcaccccaggcGGTCCCTGAGTGACTCACCCCCACTCTGGGTGATGTACCTCACCCAGGGCAGTGCCTGGTACCCACTCTTCTCGATAATCTTCATGTAGCGCacctggcaggggaggaagacAAGGCAGgtggcgatgggggggggggggatcttccACCCCTAGCATGCCATTCCTCCAACCTCCCTGCAGCTCAGAGCTGTGAcccgccccccctccagcctcaGCCACCCAGAGAGCTCAGGGGCACGTTGCAGACATCCTACCCTCCCGGctatgaggggaaactgaggcatgggctTGCCCCaaggagctgggacagagcccagccctggcctccctgcGTCTCAAACCCACCCCCAGAGTTGCTGTGTTtcccttacccctccccccccagactctGCATCAGGCTCTCAGACCAGCCCTGGCTACAGAGGGAGCTGCGGTTCCGGGGGGCTCCCCCGTCCGGGCCCAGTCGcccacagagcagctgctgcatCCCCAGCCGGAGCGAGCCAGAGCggcttagggcaggggacagTTCAGGGCCACTGGATCCCATCCCCCAGCAGCTCAGCCCCACGGAGGGGCCAGGGCGGAGGGAGAGGGACACTGCAGCTTGGActggagcgggggtgggggcgggggaatctcctctccccacacccaaGTGAGGAACTGGCTGCCCCCCCACGTCATTGGCATAGGAAAGGGGCTAGCCCTGCTCCCAAGGTTTCTCTagccccttccctcctggccccgctcccccagtcagccccccccagtccctgcccccccccacctagttctcacctccccacccccactctccttACCTGAATTCCGAGACAGTGAAGTAGGGGATCTCAAGCGGACAGCTATGGGCGGccgcccctccacctcctccttctcCACGCTGGCAGCCCAAAGTGAGCCCGCATCAGGAACTCCTTCCCCCCCTGCAGAGATGGGCATGGcccacatggggaaactgaggctgctgATTACCACCAGGTGAACAGGCACCCACCCGGGGGACTGATtcagctggggcaggcagcagggaaaaGACTCACTCAAGGTTACTTAGCAAAACAAGGGcagagccggggcgggggggggggggggtgagaaccccaggagtcctggcacccagttctccctgctctaaccactagccaccacttcccctcccacagccaggaaAAGAACCCGGAGTCCTGGCACCCAGCTCCTGCGCTACCCACTAGATCCCACTCCCTTCCCTgagccaggaagagaacccagaaTCACAGAACCTGCCCCCCTCTGGAAGCCCTTGATGGCGCAGGTGGGAGGGACGCTCACCGGGAAACGACTTGATGCTCCAGACGACCACGTTCTTCTCCGGCATGTACTTGGCGCTGCCCACGCTGGTCTTGAACTTGGGGGAGTCGGCGTCGCTGGGGACGGGCACCGCGATCTCCACCCCGTTGGCCACCGACTGCTTCTTGAACTGGCCCTTTGCCTTCCAGAGCGGGGGGGACAACACGCGGCATCAGGGGCTGCCCCGTGAActgagccacccctcccccacttcacCAGGAAGGCAGCCGAGTTAATTGGTGGGGCTCGTTATCAGCCAGGgccctggagcaggggtggggggaggtcttGTCTCCGCACCTGTCCCAGCCACGCACGGTCACCCTCCTAGACcccaggagggaggagggcatgtgAGCCCGACATTCCAGACGGGGAAACCAAGGCACGAACCAACGTCAGCATTAGCGCTGGGGGACCTAGCATGGGGGCTGCCCACCCAGCCCGGAGGCTCACCTTGACCATGATCTCCACACGGCTGTGGGAGAACTTCTCGATGACAGACTCGATCCAGATGAGGGGCTTCACCTGCCCGCAGGGAGAGAGAACTGAGTCAGgcgcccccctgccccagctgctgcctcggAGGGAGCAGAGGGGTCGCTCCGGGTCCCGCAGCCAGTCCTAGGGAGAGCCAGGGgcagaacccagaagtcctggctcccagcccccctgctgtaacccctcacccccttccctccagtgccgtgccaggccccgcccacctgcGTGTTGAGCCGGTAGGACATGAGTTCGAAGTCGCCGTCGGGCGGGATGAAGAGATGGTGCGGTCGTTGTCGAAGCGCGAGAGCCGCACGCACTGGTGGAATTTCACGTCCTCCAGCTCCACCGACTTGTTCTTGCCCCCTGGAACACCGAGCggagggggagctggcgggaGGGCGGAgaaaggccgggggaggggggagcttgcAGATATTAAAGCTCTACTGCTCTATAAGCAGCTGAAAACCAAGACGCTGTTTATTGTAGACCTACAATAACTCGAGGGAGCTCTGCTATAGTGTGGGAGAGGTGCAGACaggggccctgccccaccccatggcGAGACCCGCCCCTCGtgggtgctctgccccagccgggaGGGGGCGCCCTGGTACTCACGCCCCGTCAGCTCGAAGAGCATGCGGTCGTTGAGCCCAGACGCAGCTCGGGCATGCCGGAGAGAAAGACCTTGAGCTTGATGGTGCCCACGATCTCGCTCAGCAGGACGCTGCCGTTGGTGTTCacctgggggggcagcggggggcagggtcaATGAGGGCCCCTTCCCCCATGCTGGCCAGGCACAGGCTCAgcaggggcgtggggggggggggattggctCCAGCTGGGGCATCTGCAGCCCCCGGCTCTGCTCACCAGCAGGTTCACGGACTCGATGACGTCGATGAAGACCTCGTTCTTCTTGTACTTGATGCCCTCGGAGCGCCAGGAGACGGCGTTGGTGACGGTGGGGGGCACCTGGGACTTGCCCGTCTCCAGCTTGTTGCCTTGCTGGGTGATGTACCTGGGGGCGAGGCCCGGTCAGAAGCGCCCGCCTCCGCCCCAGGACACGGCCCCCgttgcagggagccctggggaccCGGCCGGAAACGCGTCGCCCTGCGTTCGCATCCCTCTCCGGAGCGGCCTCGTGCGCCTGGTTCTCACTGGCCgtttcccggccccgcccggcccccgcggAGCTACTCACTCTTGCAGGATTTTGCTGTCGGTCGTCTGGGGGAACCCGAAATCCATCAGCTCGTCCAGCAGCTCGTAGACGATGACGAAGTTGTCTCGGatgctctcctcctccagctccttaAAGTACTCGGAGAAGacctgggagcggggcaggggcgcTTCAGACACCCctcgtgcgcccccccccaggccccatAGGATCCTCCCCCCACGTCTGAGAACAGCGCTTGGCCCAGCTCGGTcggctgggcagggccaggctgggagctccATTCTGGGGCCATGTGGAGCTGCAGGATCATTGGGTCTCCCTGCAGCGGGGCCCCGGCTAGGCCCCGAGACAGGCGGGAACGTGACACGGaggctgcatccccctcctgccccagcccccagcagaaAGCCCCCCCCGCGccactcacctccaccacctTGTAGAGGAAGGAGTAGACCAGCGAGGCGTTGGCGTTCTTCATGGTGGTGGCCACCACTGCGGGCGGGTTAAGGAAGGGGGGTAACCACCAGGGAGCAGGCACACGTTCCGCCCACGTGCCCCCGCCCCATCCCTGGAGGGATTCCTgcccaggggagaggggctgggcggAGCCTCTGGCACCAGGAGAGCTTGGGAAGGCAGAGGGGCCCTGATCCAGCTGGCGGGAAGGTGAGGGGGCGGGCTCCGATccagggggaagggggcggcCGGCCAGCAGGATACGGTACAGGTTGCTGTGCTTGATCCAGAGGAAGTGGACTTTGCCGTGAGTCAGCAGCGGCGTCAggaccccctcctcttccctctgcaTCAGCAGCGGCATGAAGTAGTCGATCTCCGCCATGCTCACGTCGCCCTTGTAATTCCGGCTGATCAGCGGCTGCGGCACAGAGAGGCTGGGGGCGTGCGGAGACAGGCCCTGGgggaccccctccctgcaccccgcAGGACAgcgcccaccctgcccccctaggaagccccctccctgcactccaCAGGGCAGCACCTGCCCTGCCACCCTGGGGAACCCCCtaacccctccctgcaccccgcAGGACAGGGCCCGCCCTGGGGAACCTCCTAACCCTCCCTGCACCCCGCAGGAcagcgcccggccctgcccccctagaaaaccccctccctgcactccaCAGGGCAGCACCTGCCCTGCCACCCTGGGGAACCCCCTAACCTCTCCCTGCACCCCGCAGGACAGGGCCCGCCCTGGGGAACCTCCtaacccctccctgcaccccacaggacagcacccgccctgcccccctaggaaaccccctccctgcaccccgcaggacagcacccgccctgcccccctaggaaatcccctccctgcaccccgcaggacagcacccgccctgcccccctaggaaatcccctccctgcaccccgcaggacagcacccgccctgcccccctaggaaaccccctccctgcaccccacaggACAGGGCCCGCCCTGGGGAACCTACTAACCCCCTCTGCACCCCGCAGGACAGCACCCGCCCTGGGGAACCTCCtaacccctccctgcaccccacaggacagcacccgccctgccccacacagggcCCCCTCTCCACTGCGAGGTTTCACCCTGTTCCAACGCAGGCCGAGAACTCTGGGCCTTTCATTCACAACCCAcagcctggctcggggggggggggggggggggggggggctgctctggcctgacTGCCCTTCCGGAGCCCAGGCAAGCGGGCTCAGACGGGGCCTTCCAGAGGCagctgaagccccccccccccccccggtctcttCTGCCCTTCACAACAGGCTGCTCCCGGCCGCCcatttgctggggggggggggggggggcgggagccaggactccgagGATCTCCccgcagctctgggaggggagtggggtctagtgggtagagcgggcgggggccgggcgccaggactcctgggttctccccctgctgggggggggggggctgttgctgGTCGGAGCCGGCCGGGGCTCACCTTGCCCTTGAGGTCCAGCACAAAGACGGCGGAGGCGGACATGCTCCCGGCCTGCGCCCCGGGCCGGCTCCGGGCTGCCGCTTCCTCCTTCCTGGCTCCCCGCAGAGCCACCTGGGCCAGGTGAGCGGCTGCGCCCGCAGGTGagcggggcccttaaaggggaagTGACACGCGTCCGCcgacgggaagggggggggcaggacagacgGGGCCCGTCTGGGGCGGCATCTGCGGGGGGTCCTGGCCACTCTCCTGCCAGCGTGGGGGAGCCGAGCCCCggtctgggggagcagggggacgcGGTCCGGGGGGCTGTGGAAGGCGCCtctgcctgggcctggcctgccaggaatcccccagccagccccacgccgGGCGCCCTCGCCGGCCAGGACaatggggggctgtgctgggcaggGCCGGAGTCCAGCCTCCTCTGCTCTGGGCTATGCGCTGCCTCGGGGCTCCGGGCATCAAAGGCTGCTTGTTGCGGAGCCCGagggccgtgggagccgggcgccgGGGAAGGCAGGTGGCTGCTGGGCCATGGAGCCGAGTCTCGCAGGACCGGCGTCAGGGCCACAGATAGCCCAAGGCCAGCGGGGGAAACAGGCCCGGGAGGGATGCGGCTGCCCGGGAtcacccagcagggccaggaccagaacccagccccctccccccgctaggCCACACTGTCTCTGGTGCGGTGCAGCATGTGCTCCCTGGGCCTTCCCCCACCGCAGCTCttggcctgccccccccaaccaCCCGGCCAGCGACCTCAGAAGAGAGACTGGCTCGCTGCCCCCGGACGGGGCGCTGcatggcggggtggggggtcacCGGGGATGCGGTGCCATTGCTAGGTACTGGGTGCTCCCTGCTGcaccaggcacccccccccccgacaaccTGCCCTGCCTGCCTAGGCACTGGGAGGCAGCCGGATGCGGGGGCAGGATTCCATGGCGACCCCCCCACTCCTGCGCGTGTCTGGCGGCCCCACCACGCCCCGGGGCAAACTCTGAGCTTtgtgcctcccctccctgggcccccaCCCAATGGGGTAACCCCAGTATTGGCCCAGGTTCCCTTGTGGCTGAGCTGTCTTGGGGGCTAGTGGGTGCCCCCCAAGCTGCCAGCAGGGGCCTCGCTCACCCTTTCCAAGGCCCCTCCTGAGGGCTGGGAAAGGAACAGCAGGGGCGAGTTTCCCCAGAAAGGCAGTAGGGGGCGCTGGTGCCCCCTTTCAGGGAACTTGGTCCCATGGctgagctttgcttggcctgcccctccccggggccctgGCTGCTTTGGGGGAGTCCAGTGCtgcggggggttggggtgcaaggaCCAGCCCGGGGCCTGGCAGCACAGAGCGgaaaagaggcaggaggaaggatgggctgggagccaaggtGCTGGGGTTGGACCCAGGAGATCTAGGGTCAGCCCCTAGCTCTGCCCCAGACTCTCCTGTGGGACCTTGGGCCTGTCcctgcatctcccctccccccactgtcaaACAGGGAGAATGATCCTGCTGTTTGCGCATCTGTCTGGACTATTTAGTTTGGAAGTAGGGACTGATTGTCTGCGCCGCGCCCGGctcgacgggccctgatctcggccggagtctgggggcgcccggctcgacgggccctgatctcggccggagtctgggggcgcccggcccgacgggccctgatctcggccggggtctggggcgcCCGGCTCGACGGGTCCTGATCTCGGCCggagtctgggggcgcccggcccgacgggccctgatctcggccggggtctggggcgcCCGGctcgacgggccctgatctcggccggggtctggggcgcccggcctgacgggtcctgatctcggccggggtctgggggcgcccgggtctgggggcgcccggcccaacgggccctgatctcgggggggtctggggcgcccggcccaacgggccctgatctcggccggggtctggggcgcccggcccgacgggccctgatctcggccggggtctggggcgcccggcccgacgggtcctgatctcggccggggtctggggcgcCCGGctcgacgggccctgatctcggccggggtctggggcgcccggcccgacgggacctgatctcggccggggtctggggcgcccggcccgacgggccctgatctcggccggggtctgggggcgcccggcccgacgggccctgatctcggccggggtctggggcgcccggcccgacgggccctgatctcggccggggtctggggcgcCCGGctcgacgggccctgatctcggccggggtctgggggcgcccggcccgacgggccctgatctcggccggggtctgggggcgcccgtcccgacgggccctgatctcggccggggtctgggggcgcccggcccgacgggacctgatctcggccggggtctgggggcgcccggcccgacgggacctgatctcggccggggtctgggggcgcccggcccgacgggacctgatctcggccggggtctggggcgcccggcccgacgggacctgatctcggccggggtctggggcgcccggcccgacgggacctgatctcggccggggtctggggcgcccggcccgacgggccctgatctcggccggggtctggggcgcccggcccgacgggacCTGATCTCGGCccgggtctgggggcgcccggcccgacgggccctgatctcggccggggtctggggcgcccggcccgacgggccctgatctcggccggggtctggggcgcccggcccgacgggccctgatctcggccggggtctggggcgcccggcccgacgggccctgatctcgggggggtctggggcgcccggcccaacgggccctgatctcgggggggtctggggcgcccggcccgacgggacctgatctcggccggggtctggggcgcCCGGctcgacgggccctgatctcggccggggtctggggcgcccggcccgacgggccctgatctcggccggggtctggggcgcCCGGCTCGACGGGTCCTGATCTTGGCCGGGGTCTGCGCTGCTGTGACCCGTATCTGATACTGAGGGACACTCGGGAAGGAGCCAGCCAGGCAGTTGCTCTGTGCTGGGCAGCGTGAGCAGCCGCGATTGCCAAGCCCTGAGCCTTTTGCCAGGGCTGGGCCCTCCGCACCCAGCCCGTCTCTGTGAGGCGCTGAGTCTCTTTGGCAGGTACAAGCACATTCGCGGGGGGGAGGCGCACGGGCCCCGTGCCCAGggtagccaggcaggcagcaggcaaGGCCAGTCCCAGGCTGTGCGGGGAAGAGCTGCCAGGACTCGCTGCCAAGTGCTCAGGAACATTCCTGGCTCCCGGGGGCAGCCCCAGGCAGCTGGGCTGCGGCAGGGGGCTGCGGCGGTGAGTTC
Coding sequences:
- the AP1M2 gene encoding LOW QUALITY PROTEIN: AP-1 complex subunit mu-2 (The sequence of the model RefSeq protein was modified relative to this genomic sequence to represent the inferred CDS: inserted 4 bases in 4 codons), which gives rise to MSASAVFVLDLKGKPLISRNYKGDVSMAEIDYFMPLLMQREEEGVLTPLLTHGKVHFLWIKHSNLYLVATTMKNANASLVYSFLYKVVEVFSEYFKELEEESIRDNFVIVYELLDELMDFGFPQTTDSKILQEYITQQGNKLETGKSQVPPTVTNAVSWRSEGIKYKKNEVFIDVIESVNLLVNTNGSVLLSEIVGTIKLKVFLSGMPELRXGLNDRMLFELTGRGKNKSVELEDVKFHQCVRLSRFDNDRTIXFIPPDGDFELMSYRLNTQVKPLIWIESVIEKFSHSRVEIMVKAKGQFKKQSVANGVEIAVPVPSDADSPKFKTSVGSAKYMPEKNVVVWSIKSFPGGKEFLMRAHFGLPXVEKEEVEGRPPIAVRXEIPYFTVSACQVRYMKIIEKSGYQALPWVRYITQSGDYQLRTQ